In Musa acuminata AAA Group cultivar baxijiao chromosome BXJ2-3, Cavendish_Baxijiao_AAA, whole genome shotgun sequence, the following proteins share a genomic window:
- the LOC135608269 gene encoding probable LRR receptor-like serine/threonine-protein kinase At2g16250 — translation MPRVAAAVVALVLVLVVALWCAAAAQNLSSVSDLSGLYSLRASLGLRARDWPRRVEPCTSWAGVACSAAGRVLGVDLSGLRRTRLGRQNPRFAVDGLRNLTQLRSFNATGFALPGPIPDWFGRDLAPTFAVLVLRDASVLGSIPDSLSGAAGLTVLVLARNAITGSIPPTLGLLGNLTVLDLSRNVLSGPIPTSFGALANLSYLDLSSNFLSGPVPLALGTIRDLKTLILGNNSLTGSIAAQLGDLSSLTVLDLSFNSLAGSLPDDLQNLRSLQNLSLGNNSLSGSLSADLFASLTRLQSIKLSHNNFSGALPDSLWSLSELRVFDVSFNNLTGILPDLMPAVVNENISGALFDLSSNLYYGSISSRFGRIFTEFVMVDISNNYLEGALPVDNASNNITFGLNCFEDAINQRKPEECLQFYTERGLPYDGNVTQSPHPSSTSKKGHWNLKYILIGTLGGTLVLMISILLLVYCLKRSGGPRVEQQESGGAEGPPGDGTQASSVVVNLSAVGEAFHYEQLVRATSGFSDVNLIKHGHSGDIYRGVLESGVSVVVKRINVQVRKDAYAAELDLFSKGLHRRLVPFIGHCLENENENENEKFLVYKYVPNGDLCSALQRKPEPEEGFHSLDWLKRLKIATGIAEALCYFHHECSPPLVHRDIQASSILLDDKFEVRLASLSEVCAQEGEAHQNVITRLLRKSQTSEQAISGPPATCAYDVYCFGKILLELVTGKLGISGSSDATINEMLDHTLPYINMYEKGLVAKIVDPFLVVDEDHLEEVWAMAIVAKSCLDPKPSRRPPMRHILKALENPLKVVREDNNSGSARLRATSSRGSWNAAFMGSWRRSSSEIASVPGQLREDQLLRRSGTTRSQGSGGEQSFSRKRPSKEIFPEPSGLRDIDD, via the exons ATGCCCCGTGTCGCGGCCGCCGTCGTCGcgctcgtcctcgtcctcgtcgtcGCGCTGTGGTGCGCCGCGGCGGCGCAGAACCTGAGCTCCGTGTCCGATCTCTCGGGGCTCTACAGTCTCCGCGCCTCGCTCGGTCTCCGCGCCCGCGACTGGCCGCGCCGTGTGGAACCCTGCACGTCCTGGGCCGGCGTCGCGTGCAGCGCCGCCGGGCGGGTCCTTGGCGTCGACCTCTCCGGCCTCCGTCGCACCCGGCTTGGCCGCCAGAACCCACGGTTCGCCGTCGATGGGCTCAGGAACCTCACCCAGCTTCGCTCCTTCAACGCCACCGGGTTCGCGCTCCCCGGCCCCATCCCCGACTGGTTCGGCCGCGACCTCGCCCCGACCTTCGCCGTCCTCGTCCTTCGCGACGCCTCCGTCTTGGGCTCCATCCCCGACTCCCTCAGCGGTGCCGCGGGGCTCACGGTGCTCGTCCTCGCCCGCAACGCTATCACCGGGAGCATCCCGCCCACTCTCGGTCTGCTCGGCAACCTCACGGTCCTCGACCTCTCCCGCAACGTTCTCTCCGGGCCCATCCCGACGTCCTTCGGGGCTCTCGCCAATCTCTCCTACCTGGATCTCTCCTCCAACTTCCTCTCCGGCCCGGTGCCACTGGCTCTCGGCACTATCCGAGACTTGAAAACCCTGATCTTGGGGAACAATAGCCTCACCGGATCGATCGCCGCACAGCTCGGCGATCTCTCCTCCCTCACAGTTCTTGATCTCAGCTTCAATTCCCTCGCCGGCTCTCTTCCTGATGATCTCCAGAACCTGAGGAGCCTACAAAACCTAAGCTTGGGCAACAACTCGCTCTCAGGCTCTCTCTCTGCTGATCTCTTTGCCAGTCTCACCAGGCTTCAGTCCATCAAGCTGAGTCACAATAACTTCTCAGGGGCATTGCCGGACTCACTGTGGTCTCTCTCAGAGCTAAGGGTATTTGACGTCTCTTTCAATAACCTTACTGGAATACTTCCAGACCTTATGCCGGCTGTTGTCAATGAGAACATCAGTGGTGCTCTCTTTGATCTTTCAAGCAATCTCTACTATGGTTCCATCTCTTCTCGCTTTGGGAGAATTTTCACTGAGTTTGTAATGGTGGATATATCGAATAATTACTTAGAAGGTGCATTGCCAGTAGATAATGCGAGCAACAATATAACTTTTGGATTGAATTGCTTTGAAGATGCTATTAACCAAAGGAAACCAGAAGAATGTTTGCAGTTCTATACCGAGAGAGGGTTACCTTATGATGGTAATGTGACCCAAAGTCCTCATCCTTCGAGCACTTCCAAGAAGGGGCATTGGAACTTAAAATATATACTGATAGGAACTCTCGGCGGCACATTGGTGCTGATGATATCGATTCTTTTGCTGGTATATTGTTTGAAGAGATCTGGTGGCCCAAGAGTTGAACAGCAGGAGAGTGGTGGAGCTGAAGGCCCTCCTGGGGATGGCACACAGGCTTCTAGTGTTGTTGTCAATTTGTCAGCTGTAGGAGAGGCCTTCCATTATGAGCAGCTGGTTCGGGCAACTTCGGGCTTTAGTGATGTGAACCTTATCAAGCATGGACACTCTGGAGATATTTACCGTGGTGTTTTGGAAAGCGGAGTTTCTGTTGTGGTGAAGAGGATCAATGTACAGGTCAGAAAGGATGCTTATGCTGCAGAGTTGGATTTGTTCTCCAAGGGTTTGCACAGGAGATTGGTGCCATTTATAGGCCACTGCTTGGAGAATGAGAATGAGAATGAGAATGAGAAATTCCTTGTCTATAAATATGTGCCAAATGGTGATCTTTGTAGTGCGTTGCAGAGGAAACCTGAGCCAGAAGAAGGATTTCACTCATTGGATTGGTTAAAGAGGTTGAAGATTGCAACAGGCATTGCCGAGGCCCTATGCTATTTTCATCATGAATGTTCGCCGCCTCTTGTCCATAG AGACATCCAAGCAAGCAGTATCCTTCTTGATGATAAATTCGAAGTGAGGCTTGCTAGTTTAAGCGAGGTATGTGCACAGGAAGGAGAAGCGCACCAAAATGTCATCACTAGGCTTTTGAGAAAGTCACA gACATCAGAACAAGCTATTTCCG GGCCACCTGCAACATGTGCATACGATGTATATTGTTTTGGCAAGATATTGCTCGAACTGGTTACCGGTAAGCTTGGCATTAGCGGGTCAAGTGATGCCACAATAAATGAGATGCTTGATCACACCCTGCCTTACATCAATATGTACGAAAAGGGACTTGTGGCGAAGATTGTTGATCcattccttgttgttgatgaggaCCACTTGGAGGAGGTCTGGGCCATGGCGATCGTAGCAAAGTCTTGCCTCGATCCAAAGCCTAGCAGGCGTCCACCAATGAGACACATCCTCAAGGCATTGGAGAACCCTCTGAAGGTGGTAAGAGAAGACAACAATTCTGGCTCGGCCAGGCTAAGGGCCACTTCGTCAAGGGGTTCTTGGAACGCTGCATTTATGGGGAGCTGGCGACGCAGCTCCTCAGAGATTGCTTCTGTGCCAGGCCAACTGAGGGAGGATCAACTGTTGAGACGCTCCGGCACAACCAGGTCCCAGGGAAGCGGCGGGGAGCAGTCATTCTCTCGCAAGCGGCCATCCAAGGAGATCTTCCCAGAGCCATCCGGTTTACGTGACATAGACGATTGA